One Desulfonatronum thiosulfatophilum DNA window includes the following coding sequences:
- a CDS encoding type II toxin-antitoxin system VapC family toxin: MNALLDTGPWVALIDASETSHEACVEWFGAFSGKLYSTEPVLTEVLYLLSFSLKAQQAAMDYVLRGIVTLVPIDLRALESARTLMSKYADLPMDFADASLVVLASESRILNIVTLDERDFKVYRTQDKKAFSIFP; the protein is encoded by the coding sequence GTGAATGCGCTGTTGGATACCGGCCCCTGGGTTGCGTTGATCGACGCAAGCGAAACCTCTCATGAGGCGTGCGTTGAGTGGTTTGGCGCGTTTTCCGGAAAGCTCTACTCGACGGAGCCCGTGCTGACGGAAGTCCTGTATCTCTTGAGTTTTTCCTTGAAAGCCCAGCAGGCCGCCATGGATTATGTCCTCCGGGGCATTGTCACACTCGTTCCAATAGATCTCCGGGCGCTGGAATCCGCCAGGACGCTGATGAGCAAATATGCCGACCTGCCCATGGATTTCGCTGATGCCAGCCTCGTTGTTCTTGCCTCGGAATCTCGTATCTTGAATATTGTGACCCTGGATGAGCGAGATTTCAAAGTGTATCGGACTCAGGACAAGAAGGCTTTTTCCATTTTCCCTTAA